The following are from one region of the Procambarus clarkii isolate CNS0578487 chromosome 52, FALCON_Pclarkii_2.0, whole genome shotgun sequence genome:
- the LOC138351999 gene encoding uncharacterized protein, with the protein MLKNAPNKLGGNRYKVQTLSQMGGASCGDTVRRMMRRIGTYGVWSQYSLVGRKRKRVFKTLDICNVIIKACINTHTNATERDVETSIADMLKNAPNKHGGNRYKGGEARIHVHHTAESDMTNNENGGEPGAWHTAESSLMSI; encoded by the exons atgttgaagaacgccccaaacaaactcggtggaaacagatacaag gtccagacgctgtctcaaatgggcggtgcaagctgtggagacacagtgagacgaatgatgaggaggatagggacctatggggtctggtctcagtattcactcgttgggcgcaagaggaaacgtgtcttcaaaaccttggatatttgtaatgtaataataa aagcctgtatcaacacccacactaatgcaactgaaagagatgttgagacaagtattgctgatatgttgaagaacgccccaaacaaacacggtggaaacagatacaag ggtggtgaagcaagaatacatgtgcatcacacagcagagtcggatatgacgaataatgaaaatggcggagagcctggtgcatggcataccgctgaatcttctctaatgtctatatag